The Candidatus Phaeomarinobacter ectocarpi genome includes a region encoding these proteins:
- a CDS encoding polysaccharide biosynthesis C-terminal domain-containing protein has translation MTALDTQQSATNSFVRLTAKVASMLPDPLGKKLSGLLDNADDLASVLRGAASVMAIRVAGACVSFVSLALLARWMGAFEFGIYAYVWTWIIFIGTMAPLGLNTSLMRFIPEYMARQRWGRIWGLLTQAHLIVLAASTAASVIGGIILWIVHPYIDDYYVVPFAVALLVLPLYALLDTQEGTARAFGWVTLAYIIPYLMRPLLLLLGIGTLVLVGLAPDAIDALLAMAAACIIGITVQAIVLVRSIRATVPRAKPRTHAGYWLMISMPMLVFEGAYLLMSSTDVIMLGQIEDPASVAIYYAAARTASLIGFVYFATTARTVPKFAEINASGSREDLQKFLDGVNRVSFWPSFMGVLVLLVIGQYILGLFGDGFEDGYLILAILSMGYMARCTVGPLEYLLSMTGRQMIATKIICASAVFNAGLNLLLIPELGTLGAALATIIAMLVNLAALAIAVHRKLGINAFLLRPGR, from the coding sequence ATGACCGCGCTGGACACACAGCAGTCCGCAACAAACAGCTTTGTGCGGCTGACGGCGAAGGTTGCCTCCATGCTTCCAGATCCGCTCGGCAAAAAGCTGTCCGGCCTTCTGGACAACGCGGATGATCTAGCATCGGTCCTGCGCGGTGCCGCCTCGGTGATGGCGATCCGGGTGGCCGGCGCCTGTGTCAGCTTTGTCTCCCTTGCCCTGCTCGCCCGATGGATGGGTGCCTTCGAATTCGGCATCTATGCCTATGTGTGGACCTGGATCATCTTTATCGGGACCATGGCACCGCTGGGTCTCAATACATCCTTGATGCGGTTTATCCCCGAATACATGGCCCGCCAGCGCTGGGGACGTATCTGGGGCCTGCTCACTCAGGCGCATCTCATCGTGCTGGCCGCGTCCACGGCGGCGTCAGTTATTGGCGGCATCATCCTGTGGATCGTCCATCCCTACATCGACGACTACTACGTTGTGCCATTTGCCGTCGCTCTTCTGGTCCTGCCGCTATACGCCCTGCTGGACACACAGGAAGGCACCGCGCGCGCATTTGGCTGGGTAACGCTGGCCTACATCATCCCCTACCTGATGCGGCCCTTGCTGCTGCTGCTTGGCATCGGCACGCTGGTTCTGGTCGGTCTTGCACCTGACGCGATCGATGCCCTGCTGGCGATGGCCGCTGCATGCATCATCGGCATCACCGTGCAGGCCATCGTGCTTGTGCGCAGCATCCGCGCCACCGTGCCACGTGCCAAGCCACGCACCCATGCGGGCTACTGGCTGATGATTTCCATGCCGATGCTGGTGTTTGAAGGCGCCTACCTTCTGATGTCATCAACCGATGTCATCATGCTTGGCCAGATCGAGGACCCGGCGTCCGTCGCGATCTACTATGCCGCGGCCCGCACCGCGAGCCTGATCGGCTTTGTCTATTTCGCGACAACGGCCCGGACCGTTCCCAAATTTGCCGAGATCAATGCATCCGGCAGCCGGGAAGACCTGCAGAAATTTCTCGACGGCGTGAACCGCGTCAGTTTCTGGCCGAGCTTCATGGGCGTGCTGGTCCTGCTCGTCATTGGACAATACATCCTCGGGCTGTTCGGAGATGGCTTTGAGGACGGGTACTTGATCCTTGCGATCCTCTCCATGGGGTACATGGCCCGCTGCACGGTTGGCCCGCTTGAATATCTCCTGTCGATGACCGGCAGGCAGATGATCGCCACGAAGATCATCTGCGCCTCTGCGGTGTTCAACGCCGGGCTCAACCTGCTGCTGATACCTGAACTGGGAACACTCGGCGCGGCGCTGGCGACCATCATTGCCATGCTTGTGAACCTCGCAGCTCTTGCCATCGCCGTGCATAGAAAACTGGGCATCAACGCGTTCCTGCTGCGTCCAGGGCGGTAG
- a CDS encoding JmjC domain-containing protein, translated as MNQISPMDHFSAHDGGIEMRVGMSPFKMRHDLAGNPLFSLEAMADLASELPRDKVDYNLANLPVDVSGKHVPFNGMSAANTIKEIETCGSWIVLKGMEHVPAYNVLLDELIDELAHLSGVSTSAFDNRVALGFVTSPGGVTPYHLDSEHNFLLQMSGKKTITILPHQATTTAEDTEISPAKSRYIQYQPGFAPLEQTFELSAGDAVCVPFNDPHYVKNGDAVSVSMGITFHDLETWQRRKVATVNHMLRRIGLPQERAGTQHGKDQMKAAAYDALNTVVDPIRNNKKARQFVKRHVLRGAAATP; from the coding sequence ATGAACCAGATATCTCCAATGGATCATTTTTCAGCGCACGACGGTGGCATCGAGATGCGCGTCGGTATGTCGCCCTTCAAGATGCGTCATGATCTGGCAGGCAATCCCCTGTTCAGCCTGGAGGCCATGGCTGACCTTGCAAGTGAGTTGCCGCGCGACAAGGTCGACTACAATCTCGCCAATCTTCCTGTGGATGTCTCCGGCAAGCATGTGCCGTTCAACGGCATGTCAGCGGCAAACACGATCAAGGAAATCGAGACCTGCGGCTCATGGATCGTCCTCAAGGGCATGGAACACGTCCCGGCCTACAATGTCCTGCTGGATGAACTGATTGATGAGCTTGCCCATTTGAGCGGCGTATCCACATCAGCCTTTGACAATCGCGTGGCCCTTGGTTTCGTCACCTCGCCGGGTGGCGTCACGCCCTATCATCTGGACTCAGAGCACAATTTCCTGCTGCAGATGTCCGGCAAGAAGACCATCACCATCCTGCCCCATCAGGCGACGACGACTGCTGAGGACACCGAAATTTCACCGGCCAAAAGCCGGTACATCCAGTATCAGCCGGGCTTTGCTCCATTGGAGCAGACATTCGAGTTGAGCGCCGGTGACGCGGTCTGTGTGCCCTTCAACGATCCTCATTATGTGAAGAACGGTGACGCCGTCTCCGTCTCCATGGGCATTACGTTTCATGATCTTGAAACATGGCAGCGGCGCAAGGTGGCGACCGTCAACCACATGCTCCGCCGTATCGGACTGCCGCAGGAGCGGGCCGGCACGCAACATGGAAAAGACCAAATGAAGGCCGCCGCCTATGACGCGCTCAATACCGTCGTAGATCCCATTCGGAACAACAAGAAGGCACGGCAGTTTGTAAAGAGACACGTGCTGCGCGGCGCAGCTGCAACGCCTTAG
- a CDS encoding Wzz/FepE/Etk N-terminal domain-containing protein, which translates to MSYGVPTQDHDMSAAGRSADGSAGLDVWALLARVWARKWFLVLFVLAGVVLAYAALSTVTPHYTGEVRILIEGQTPDATNPLANQAVREADQKKIESEIQVLLSRSLADQVVTQLKLDTWEEFSTTGGGLFGFGARKPANRAAVISAYFDRLNVYQVGESRVIAIDFWAEHPRSAMMVANAIADLYVGGQLDAQVAVTRRASSWLDEQVYKLRAQVQASEAAVSEFRRKSGIFESNGNLLKNTELAALNAQLITASTTRSELQARLDSARALMQSPAGIETSSEVLDNPLIRQLRQQEVALQRQITDLSADLLPQHPDMIARLAELDDLRRAISAEVGKIARRLENDVRVATARERTLRSSIARLKKDVTTEKQQESELRSLEREAAANRGLLESFLLRASEAGARDDRSIQRPEARIISRAETPESPSFPKKGPILMLAFMASLTFGLLIVLATEMLAGATTPAPRYAAAASMRRSEQPAPPAVPAGYDAAYAPQQAYAYQSQPARAPLQPYAPQPQRRQPAPAYAAGGYVDPFRPQPPQQAYRSAPPPPPPPMPAYAAPQQGVPRQPVTQMIALLPANPTLTQHDQWVLSQSAQEILRFIASRPSRYGQHVPGRVVRVACGQSGPKGLVGLARLLAQQGKSVVVVGTSPQPAMGLTDVMSRHCGFAQVMQPDTQSSARFIGWGSIPVHDDPALIANAMQALAQSAQIVLVGDPDSVVLGLAPSFDRASDTSLVLLRGTNAPTQALPQTDTAGLIQIA; encoded by the coding sequence ATGTCTTACGGTGTGCCCACCCAGGATCACGATATGTCTGCTGCCGGAAGATCGGCAGACGGCTCAGCGGGCCTTGATGTCTGGGCATTGCTGGCACGGGTCTGGGCCCGTAAATGGTTCCTGGTGCTGTTCGTGCTTGCGGGCGTTGTTCTTGCCTATGCGGCCCTGAGCACCGTCACACCGCATTACACCGGCGAAGTCCGCATTCTCATCGAAGGCCAGACGCCTGACGCGACAAATCCACTGGCCAACCAGGCGGTGCGTGAGGCCGATCAGAAAAAGATTGAAAGCGAAATCCAGGTCCTGTTGTCGCGTTCGCTCGCAGACCAGGTGGTGACGCAGCTCAAACTTGACACGTGGGAAGAGTTCTCCACGACGGGCGGGGGACTGTTTGGGTTTGGTGCGCGCAAGCCTGCCAACCGTGCAGCGGTGATCAGCGCATATTTCGACCGGTTGAATGTCTATCAGGTGGGCGAGTCCCGCGTGATCGCAATTGATTTCTGGGCGGAGCATCCGCGCAGCGCCATGATGGTGGCAAATGCCATTGCCGACCTTTATGTGGGCGGGCAGCTGGATGCACAGGTGGCTGTCACGCGCCGGGCGAGTTCATGGCTTGATGAGCAGGTCTACAAACTTCGCGCCCAGGTGCAAGCCTCCGAAGCTGCTGTCAGCGAGTTTCGCCGCAAGTCCGGCATCTTTGAATCAAACGGCAACCTGCTCAAGAACACGGAGCTGGCTGCCCTCAACGCCCAGCTGATTACCGCGAGCACGACCCGCTCTGAACTGCAGGCGCGTCTCGACAGTGCGCGGGCCTTGATGCAGTCACCTGCTGGCATCGAAACATCTTCTGAAGTGCTGGATAATCCGCTCATTCGCCAGTTGCGGCAGCAGGAAGTGGCGCTGCAACGGCAGATCACTGATCTGTCGGCCGATCTTTTGCCCCAGCATCCTGACATGATTGCGCGTCTGGCCGAACTCGATGATCTGCGCCGCGCCATTTCAGCTGAAGTCGGCAAAATTGCCCGCCGTCTGGAAAATGATGTGCGTGTCGCAACCGCGCGCGAGAGAACGCTGCGATCTTCCATCGCGCGGCTCAAGAAAGACGTCACCACGGAAAAGCAGCAGGAAAGTGAGCTGCGATCCCTTGAACGCGAGGCTGCCGCCAATCGCGGACTGCTGGAATCGTTTCTCTTACGTGCCAGTGAAGCAGGGGCCCGGGACGACCGCTCCATTCAGCGTCCAGAAGCACGGATCATCTCCCGGGCGGAAACACCTGAAAGCCCGTCCTTCCCAAAGAAAGGCCCCATCCTGATGCTGGCCTTCATGGCCTCGCTGACATTCGGGCTGTTGATTGTGCTGGCCACGGAGATGCTTGCGGGCGCCACAACACCGGCACCTCGCTATGCCGCTGCCGCGTCCATGCGGCGTTCTGAGCAACCGGCTCCCCCAGCGGTGCCCGCTGGCTACGATGCCGCCTATGCGCCTCAGCAGGCCTATGCCTATCAGTCACAGCCTGCTCGTGCGCCCCTGCAGCCCTATGCCCCGCAGCCACAGCGTCGCCAACCGGCACCGGCTTATGCTGCTGGAGGATATGTCGATCCCTTCCGGCCGCAGCCGCCACAACAGGCTTACCGATCAGCGCCGCCGCCACCTCCGCCACCGATGCCTGCCTACGCAGCACCGCAGCAGGGTGTGCCCCGGCAACCGGTTACACAGATGATTGCGCTGCTCCCGGCCAACCCGACCTTGACCCAACATGACCAATGGGTCTTGAGCCAGTCCGCTCAGGAAATTCTGCGCTTTATTGCGTCACGCCCCAGCCGCTATGGCCAGCATGTGCCAGGCCGCGTGGTGCGGGTGGCGTGTGGTCAGTCGGGTCCCAAAGGTCTCGTCGGGCTGGCACGGCTTCTCGCCCAGCAGGGCAAGAGTGTTGTGGTGGTGGGGACGTCGCCACAGCCTGCCATGGGCCTGACCGATGTCATGAGCCGCCATTGTGGCTTTGCCCAGGTGATGCAGCCGGACACGCAGTCGAGTGCGCGCTTCATCGGCTGGGGATCCATCCCCGTTCACGATGATCCAGCATTGATTGCAAACGCCATGCAGGCCCTTGCTCAATCAGCGCAGATTGTTCTGGTAGGTGATCCGGACAGTGTCGTCCTTGGACTTGCGCCGTCGTTCGACCGGGCTTCGGACACGAGCCTCGTTCTCCTGCGGGGCACCAATGCTCCGACACAGGCCCTGCCGCAGACCGATACGGCCGGCCTCATTCAAATCGCCTAA
- a CDS encoding GNAT family N-acetyltransferase, which produces MSLIETKYSETAQVPAPLLRGQTVPPAALANPRFSSQWTTTEKLDADFMAEWTELAAAASEPNPFYEPHLLLPALKHLVGRDNVRILTVRDRLMANRLVMLVPLQITATYRGIPARCARPWRHIHTFLATPLVRHGNEKDAIRGLMTHLAADGIPLLRLHHMASDGPVNAALRDIAEGADTAITTTRTFERAILKSDLDADAYLTSSISKKKRKEYGRLKRRLADEGDVTFETPDMNDPACVEGVVLEFLELERTGWKGAAGTAIASRPAEARFFVDACRAAAATGNLSPLTLRLDNVPIASIINFKGSAARDTSLFSFKIAYDETYARFSPGVLLELELTARALAANDITCVDSCANPDHPMIDHLWRERRAMQDVTLATSKATSAALIGLTALSEKSAAATKRQIQSAAKALKKSLLKRKAA; this is translated from the coding sequence ATGAGCCTGATTGAGACCAAATACAGCGAAACAGCGCAGGTGCCTGCCCCACTTTTGCGCGGCCAGACCGTGCCGCCGGCAGCGCTTGCAAACCCGCGCTTCAGTAGCCAGTGGACAACCACTGAGAAACTGGACGCCGATTTCATGGCGGAATGGACCGAACTCGCAGCCGCCGCCAGCGAACCCAACCCGTTTTACGAACCACATCTCTTGCTGCCTGCCCTGAAGCATCTGGTGGGGCGCGACAACGTCCGGATCCTGACCGTGCGCGACCGCCTGATGGCCAATCGTCTGGTCATGCTGGTCCCCCTGCAAATCACCGCGACCTATCGCGGTATTCCAGCCCGGTGCGCCCGCCCCTGGCGCCACATCCACACATTTCTGGCAACGCCGCTTGTGCGCCATGGCAATGAAAAAGACGCCATCAGAGGCCTGATGACCCACCTGGCTGCGGACGGCATACCCCTCCTGCGCCTGCACCACATGGCGTCTGACGGGCCGGTCAATGCCGCCCTGCGCGATATTGCCGAGGGGGCTGATACAGCCATAACAACAACGCGCACTTTTGAGCGCGCCATTTTGAAAAGCGATCTGGATGCAGATGCCTATCTGACATCCAGCATTTCGAAGAAGAAACGCAAGGAATATGGACGCCTCAAACGCCGTCTGGCCGATGAAGGTGACGTCACCTTTGAAACGCCTGACATGAACGACCCTGCCTGCGTTGAAGGCGTGGTGCTTGAGTTTCTAGAGCTCGAGCGGACCGGCTGGAAAGGAGCCGCAGGCACCGCCATTGCGTCACGACCTGCGGAAGCCCGGTTCTTTGTTGACGCTTGCCGCGCAGCCGCTGCCACGGGAAACCTGTCGCCGCTCACGCTCCGGCTCGACAATGTGCCGATCGCCAGCATCATCAACTTCAAGGGCTCAGCTGCGCGCGATACCAGCCTTTTCTCGTTCAAGATCGCCTATGACGAAACCTACGCACGCTTCTCGCCGGGTGTCCTGCTTGAGCTGGAACTGACAGCCCGTGCCCTCGCCGCAAATGACATTACCTGCGTCGACAGTTGCGCCAACCCCGACCACCCGATGATTGACCACCTGTGGCGCGAACGCCGCGCCATGCAGGACGTTACGTTGGCCACATCCAAGGCAACCTCGGCGGCGCTCATTGGCCTCACTGCGCTGAGTGAAAAGTCGGCGGCAGCGACAAAACGCCAAATCCAATCCGCAGCGAAGGCACTCAAAAAGAGCCTGCTGAAAAGGAAGGCAGCATGA